The following are encoded together in the Plasmodium brasilianum strain Bolivian I chromosome 10, whole genome shotgun sequence genome:
- a CDS encoding hypothetical protein (conserved Plasmodium protein), whose translation MGKNSNTNKRNVQHNVANTQLKNKPSLKWRLINKEANFFDKAFEENLINFQKMSLKEDEYSLQKEGSIEEKIIRTRKKLKRKKKKKKVKHWNSKNIMNSPKIKSRTRRDFQKHKRRKFRRR comes from the exons ATGGGTAAAAACAGTAACACAAATAAAAGGAATGTTCAACATAATGTTGCAAATacacaattaaaaaataaaccgTCTTTAAAA tggcgtttaattaataaagaagCGAACTTCTTTGATAAAGCGTTTGAAGAAAAcctaataaat tttCAAAAAATGTCTTTAAAAGAAGATGAATATTCATTACAAAAAGAAGGTtcaatagaagaaaaaattatacgaacgcgtaaaaagttaaaaagaaaaaaaaaaaaaaaaaaggtaaaacaCTGGAAcagcaaaaatattatgaatagtCCAAAA ATAAAAAGTAGGACAAGAAGGGACTTtcaaaaacataaaagaagaaaatttagAAGAAGATGA